One window from the genome of Ammospiza nelsoni isolate bAmmNel1 chromosome 16, bAmmNel1.pri, whole genome shotgun sequence encodes:
- the FBXO38 gene encoding F-box only protein 38 isoform X1, with the protein MGPRRKTVKAVSREGAESTKAEEPKDYMNQLSHEVLCHIFRYLPLQDIMCMECLSRKLKEAVTLYLRVVKVVDLCAGHWWEYMPTGFTDSSFLTLLRKMPDIEQLYGLHPRYLERRRVRGHEAFSIPGVLEALQACPNLLGVETSHLELVEAIWTYMPQVHILGKFRNRNGAFPIPPENKLKIPIGAKIQTLHLVGVNVPEIPCIPMLRHLYLKWVRLTKPQPFKDFLCISLRAFVMRNCAGPTNSLKYVPLVTGLASARNLEHLELVRVPFLGGLIQHVVEDSWRSGGFRNLHTIVLGACKNALEVDLGYLIITAARRLHEVRIQPSLTKDGVFSALKMAELEFPQFETLHLGYVDEFLLQCKMTSTDLVRYGLADVVENPGIITDIGMKAVNEVFSFIKYLVIYNCPHLHNPNNWITDHSRWTRLVDLTLVRCHAIKLDSFSQFIELLPSLEFISLDQMFREPPKGCARVGLSAGTGIGVSSALVSNQNSNNDNDNNNNHQNNNNNNPNMHHNNHQHPNEQNEENELRQEGPAEEQQIGAEALNEMEEVAQEEGEAAGQGQDELPAPSQAVVPMEVDEEQAGPSGIQPAVKAAPITIHDSDSEDEEENMGTSRACISSSIAQNYSDGEEKSRDPVETREPSVSGKGKTPLRKRCSTSHGGQAKQFPVEESSCEKGCQVTSEQIKADMKAASDMPERSKSKDSYGSCSNAPASTATPSSCSAASPSPDCAQAAQRHCAGSSPAAGEECRQCGCSPCRREGCSEREPEESSVCSRCCSRAQRRRTSGGCDGESPSTSGACRDGPDFALRTLPDCGAAGEPGHDRTSGSACGAGSREQSTQPPGWQLDCKDEYPRRPLTRARSRLSHVPLVSEPEVAKPKPRQTTKRKRTADKSTSTSDPVIEDDHVQVLTLKSKNLVGITLTNCGITDLVLKDCPKMMFIHATRCRVLKHLKVENAPVVNRFDYAQCKKLNMDQVLDQILRMPPERNRIIYLRPMQQVDTLTLEQKIFSGPYPYHICIIHEFSNPPNVRNKVRVRSWMDTIANINQELIKYEFFPEATRTEEDLKKYPKYPWGRDIYTLEGIVDGAPYSMITDFPWLRSLRTAEPNSYARYDFEDDERTTIYAPRRKGQLSADICMETIGEEISELRQVRRGVFQRVVAIFIHYCDVNGEPVEDDYI; encoded by the exons ATGGGGCCCCGGCGGAAAACCGTGAAAGCAgtgagcagggaaggggcagagtCTACCAAAGCTGAGGAGCCAAAAGATTACATGAACCAACTCTCCCATGAAGTGCTTTGCCACATCTTTAG gtaCCTGCCCTTGCAGGACATCATGTGCATGGAGTGCCTGTCGCGGAAGCTGAAGGAGGCGGTGACGCTGTACCTGCGCGTGGTCAAGGTGGTGGATCTGTGTGCGGGGCACTGGTGGGAGTACATGCCCACAg GTTTCACTGATTCCAGCTTCCTAACCCTGCTGAGGAAGATGCCAGACATTGAACAACTTTATGGTCTTCATCCCAGGTATCTGGAAAGGCGCCGAGTCCGTGGCCACGAAGCTTTCAGCATTCCTGGAGTTTTAGAGGCTTTGCAGGCCTGTCCAAATTTGCTG GGTGTTGAGACCTCTCATTTAGAGCTGGTGGAAGCTATTTGGACATACATGCCCCAAGTCCACATTTTAGGGAAGTTTCGTAATCGTAATGGTGCTTTTCCAATTCCTCCTGAGAACAAGCTGAAAATTCCTATAGGAGCTAAAATTCAGACTTTGCACTTAGTAG GGGTGAATGTCCCTGAGATTCCTTGTATCCCAATGCTGAGGCACCTTTATTTGAAGTGGGTGAGACTCACCAAACCACAGCCTTTTAAAGATTTCCTTTGTATCAGCTTACGTGCTTTTgtcatgaggaactgtgctg GACCCACAAACTCTCTGAAGTATGTTCCCCTGGTGACAGGCCTGGCTTCTGCCAGGAATCTGGAGCACTTGGAGCTGGTCCGTGTTCCATTTCTTGGAGGACTTATCCAGCACGTGGTAGAAGACAGCTGGAGATCTG GTGGTTTTAGGAATTTGCACACTATAGTCCTGGGAGCTTGCAAGAATGCACTTGAAGTGGATCTTGGCTACCTCATCATAACTGCTGCACGAAG GTTGCACGAAGTGCGGATCCAGCCTTCCTTGACCAAAGATggtgttttttctgctttgaagaTGGCTGAACTGGAATTCCCACAGTTTGAAACTCTTCACCTAGGCTACGTTGATGAGTTTTTACTACAGT GTAAAATGACGAGTACGGACTTGGTGAGGTACGGCTTGGCTGATGTGGTTGAAAACCCAGGAATTATTACAGATATTGGTATGAAAGCTGTAAATgaagttttttctttcatcaagTATCTGGTCATTTACAACTGCCCACATCTACATAACCCAAATAATTGGATCACAG ACCACTCGAGGTGGACCCGCCTGGTTGACCTGACCCTGGTGAGGTGCCATGCCAtcaagctggactctttcagtCAGTTCATTGAGTTACTGCCAAGCTTGGAGTTCATTTCTCTGGACCAGATGTTTAGAGAGCCTCCAAAG GGCTGTGCTCGTGTGGGCCTGAGTGCAGGCACAGGAATTGGGGTCTCCTCTGCCCTGGTGAGCAATCAGAACTCCAACAATGACaatgacaacaacaacaaccaccagaacaacaacaacaacaaccccAACATGCACCACAACAACCACCAGCACCCCAACGAGCAGAACGAGGAGAACGAGCTGCGCCAGGAGGGCCCcgctgaggagcagcagattGGGGCTGAGG CCCTGAATGAGATGGaggaggtggcacaggaggaaggggaggctgctgggcagggtcAGGAcgagctgccagctcccagccaggctgttgTTCCCATGGAGGTGGATGAGGAGCAAGCAG GACCAAGTGGAATTCAACCTGCTGTAAAAGCAGCTCCTATTACCATCCATGATTCAGacagtgaggatgaggaggaaaacATGGGCACTTCCAGAGCCTGCATCTCCAGCAGCATTGCACAGAATTACTCAGATGGGGAAGAGAAGAGCAGGGATCCAGTGGAAACCAGGGAACCTTCAG TGAGCGGCAAAGGCAAGACCCCCCTGCGGAAGAGATGCAGCACCAGCCACGGGGGCCAGGCCAAGCAGTTCCCTGTGGAGGAGAGCAGCTGTGAGAAGGGCTGCCAGGTGACCAGCGAGCAGATCAAAGCTGACATGAAAGCAGCCAGTGACATGCCcgagaggagcaagagcaagGATTCCTACGGCAGCTGCAGCAACGCCCCGGCATCCACGGCtacacccagctcctgcagtgctgcttcccccagccctgactgTGCCCAGGCCGCCCAGAGgcactgtgctggcagcagcccagcagctggagaggagtgcaggcagtgtggctgctctccctgcaggagggaagggtgcAGTGAGAGGGAGCCCGAGGAGAGCTCCGTGTGCTCCCGCTGCTGCTCCCGGGCGCAGCGGCGCAGGACGAGCGGGGGGTGCGATGGGGAGAGCCCCTCCACCAGTGGGGCCTGCAGGGACGGGCCAGACTTTGCACTTAGGACACTGCCGgactgtggggctgcaggagagcctgGGCATGACAGGACTAGTGGGAGtgcctgtggggctggcagccgGGAGCAGAGCACGCAGCCCCCGGGCTGGCAGCTGGACTGCAAGGACGAGTACCCACGGAGACCCCTGACCAGGGCCAGGAGCAGGCTGTCCCACGTGCCTCTGGTGTCAGAGCCAG AAGTAGCAAAGCCAAAGCCAAGGCAAACCACCAAGAGGAAAAGGACAGCTGACAAATCCACCAGCACCAGTGACCCTGTGATTGAGGATGATCATGTTCAG gtaCTGACTTTGAAATCCAAAAACCTTGTAGGAATCACATTGACCAACTGTGGAATAACAGATTTGGTGCTGAAAGACTGCCCCAAAATGATGTTCATCCATG CCACCAGGTGCCGTGTGCTGAAGCACCTGAAGGTGGAGAATGCCCCCGTGGTGAATCGCTTTGACTACGCCCAGTGCAAGAAGCTGAACATGGATCAGGTGCTGGATCAGATCCTCAGGATGCCCCCAGAGAGGAACAGGATCATCTACCTTCGTCCCATGCAGCAG GTGGACACACTGACCCTGGAGCAGAAAATCTTCAGTGGCCCCTACCCCTACCACATCTGCATCATCCACGAGTTCAGCAACCCCCCGAACGTGCGCAACAAGGTGCGGGTGAGGAGCTGGATGGACACCATAGCCAACATCAACCA AGAGCTGATTAAATACGAGTTCTTCCCTGAGGCCACCAGGACTGAGGAGGACCTGAAGAAATACCCCAAGTacccctggggcagggacatCTACACCCTGGAAG gcaTTGTGGATGGTGCTCCTTACTCCATGATCACTGACTTCCCCTGGCTGAGGTCCctgaggacagcagagcccAACAGCTACGCCAGATACGACTTTGAGGATGATGAGAGGA ccaccaTCTACGCCCCGAGGAGGAAGGGGCAGCTCTCAGCTGACATCTGCATGGAGACCATCGGCGAGGAGATCTCGGAGCTGCGCCAGGTCAGGCGGGGCGTGTTCCAGAGGGTCGTGGCCATCTTCATCCACTACTGCGACGTCAACGGGGAGCCCGTGGAGGATGACTACATCTGa
- the FBXO38 gene encoding F-box only protein 38 isoform X3: protein MLRHLYLKWVRLTKPQPFKDFLCISLRAFVMRNCAGPTNSLKYVPLVTGLASARNLEHLELVRVPFLGGLIQHVVEDSWRSGGFRNLHTIVLGACKNALEVDLGYLIITAARRLHEVRIQPSLTKDGVFSALKMAELEFPQFETLHLGYVDEFLLQCKMTSTDLVRYGLADVVENPGIITDIGMKAVNEVFSFIKYLVIYNCPHLHNPNNWITDHSRWTRLVDLTLVRCHAIKLDSFSQFIELLPSLEFISLDQMFREPPKGCARVGLSAGTGIGVSSALVSNQNSNNDNDNNNNHQNNNNNNPNMHHNNHQHPNEQNEENELRQEGPAEEQQIGAEALNEMEEVAQEEGEAAGQGQDELPAPSQAVVPMEVDEEQAGPSGIQPAVKAAPITIHDSDSEDEEENMGTSRACISSSIAQNYSDGEEKSRDPVETREPSVSGKGKTPLRKRCSTSHGGQAKQFPVEESSCEKGCQVTSEQIKADMKAASDMPERSKSKDSYGSCSNAPASTATPSSCSAASPSPDCAQAAQRHCAGSSPAAGEECRQCGCSPCRREGCSEREPEESSVCSRCCSRAQRRRTSGGCDGESPSTSGACRDGPDFALRTLPDCGAAGEPGHDRTSGSACGAGSREQSTQPPGWQLDCKDEYPRRPLTRARSRLSHVPLVSEPEVAKPKPRQTTKRKRTADKSTSTSDPVIEDDHVQVLTLKSKNLVGITLTNCGITDLVLKDCPKMMFIHATRCRVLKHLKVENAPVVNRFDYAQCKKLNMDQVLDQILRMPPERNRIIYLRPMQQVDTLTLEQKIFSGPYPYHICIIHEFSNPPNVRNKVRVRSWMDTIANINQELIKYEFFPEATRTEEDLKKYPKYPWGRDIYTLEGIVDGAPYSMITDFPWLRSLRTAEPNSYARYDFEDDERTTIYAPRRKGQLSADICMETIGEEISELRQVRRGVFQRVVAIFIHYCDVNGEPVEDDYI, encoded by the exons ATGCTGAGGCACCTTTATTTGAAGTGGGTGAGACTCACCAAACCACAGCCTTTTAAAGATTTCCTTTGTATCAGCTTACGTGCTTTTgtcatgaggaactgtgctg GACCCACAAACTCTCTGAAGTATGTTCCCCTGGTGACAGGCCTGGCTTCTGCCAGGAATCTGGAGCACTTGGAGCTGGTCCGTGTTCCATTTCTTGGAGGACTTATCCAGCACGTGGTAGAAGACAGCTGGAGATCTG GTGGTTTTAGGAATTTGCACACTATAGTCCTGGGAGCTTGCAAGAATGCACTTGAAGTGGATCTTGGCTACCTCATCATAACTGCTGCACGAAG GTTGCACGAAGTGCGGATCCAGCCTTCCTTGACCAAAGATggtgttttttctgctttgaagaTGGCTGAACTGGAATTCCCACAGTTTGAAACTCTTCACCTAGGCTACGTTGATGAGTTTTTACTACAGT GTAAAATGACGAGTACGGACTTGGTGAGGTACGGCTTGGCTGATGTGGTTGAAAACCCAGGAATTATTACAGATATTGGTATGAAAGCTGTAAATgaagttttttctttcatcaagTATCTGGTCATTTACAACTGCCCACATCTACATAACCCAAATAATTGGATCACAG ACCACTCGAGGTGGACCCGCCTGGTTGACCTGACCCTGGTGAGGTGCCATGCCAtcaagctggactctttcagtCAGTTCATTGAGTTACTGCCAAGCTTGGAGTTCATTTCTCTGGACCAGATGTTTAGAGAGCCTCCAAAG GGCTGTGCTCGTGTGGGCCTGAGTGCAGGCACAGGAATTGGGGTCTCCTCTGCCCTGGTGAGCAATCAGAACTCCAACAATGACaatgacaacaacaacaaccaccagaacaacaacaacaacaaccccAACATGCACCACAACAACCACCAGCACCCCAACGAGCAGAACGAGGAGAACGAGCTGCGCCAGGAGGGCCCcgctgaggagcagcagattGGGGCTGAGG CCCTGAATGAGATGGaggaggtggcacaggaggaaggggaggctgctgggcagggtcAGGAcgagctgccagctcccagccaggctgttgTTCCCATGGAGGTGGATGAGGAGCAAGCAG GACCAAGTGGAATTCAACCTGCTGTAAAAGCAGCTCCTATTACCATCCATGATTCAGacagtgaggatgaggaggaaaacATGGGCACTTCCAGAGCCTGCATCTCCAGCAGCATTGCACAGAATTACTCAGATGGGGAAGAGAAGAGCAGGGATCCAGTGGAAACCAGGGAACCTTCAG TGAGCGGCAAAGGCAAGACCCCCCTGCGGAAGAGATGCAGCACCAGCCACGGGGGCCAGGCCAAGCAGTTCCCTGTGGAGGAGAGCAGCTGTGAGAAGGGCTGCCAGGTGACCAGCGAGCAGATCAAAGCTGACATGAAAGCAGCCAGTGACATGCCcgagaggagcaagagcaagGATTCCTACGGCAGCTGCAGCAACGCCCCGGCATCCACGGCtacacccagctcctgcagtgctgcttcccccagccctgactgTGCCCAGGCCGCCCAGAGgcactgtgctggcagcagcccagcagctggagaggagtgcaggcagtgtggctgctctccctgcaggagggaagggtgcAGTGAGAGGGAGCCCGAGGAGAGCTCCGTGTGCTCCCGCTGCTGCTCCCGGGCGCAGCGGCGCAGGACGAGCGGGGGGTGCGATGGGGAGAGCCCCTCCACCAGTGGGGCCTGCAGGGACGGGCCAGACTTTGCACTTAGGACACTGCCGgactgtggggctgcaggagagcctgGGCATGACAGGACTAGTGGGAGtgcctgtggggctggcagccgGGAGCAGAGCACGCAGCCCCCGGGCTGGCAGCTGGACTGCAAGGACGAGTACCCACGGAGACCCCTGACCAGGGCCAGGAGCAGGCTGTCCCACGTGCCTCTGGTGTCAGAGCCAG AAGTAGCAAAGCCAAAGCCAAGGCAAACCACCAAGAGGAAAAGGACAGCTGACAAATCCACCAGCACCAGTGACCCTGTGATTGAGGATGATCATGTTCAG gtaCTGACTTTGAAATCCAAAAACCTTGTAGGAATCACATTGACCAACTGTGGAATAACAGATTTGGTGCTGAAAGACTGCCCCAAAATGATGTTCATCCATG CCACCAGGTGCCGTGTGCTGAAGCACCTGAAGGTGGAGAATGCCCCCGTGGTGAATCGCTTTGACTACGCCCAGTGCAAGAAGCTGAACATGGATCAGGTGCTGGATCAGATCCTCAGGATGCCCCCAGAGAGGAACAGGATCATCTACCTTCGTCCCATGCAGCAG GTGGACACACTGACCCTGGAGCAGAAAATCTTCAGTGGCCCCTACCCCTACCACATCTGCATCATCCACGAGTTCAGCAACCCCCCGAACGTGCGCAACAAGGTGCGGGTGAGGAGCTGGATGGACACCATAGCCAACATCAACCA AGAGCTGATTAAATACGAGTTCTTCCCTGAGGCCACCAGGACTGAGGAGGACCTGAAGAAATACCCCAAGTacccctggggcagggacatCTACACCCTGGAAG gcaTTGTGGATGGTGCTCCTTACTCCATGATCACTGACTTCCCCTGGCTGAGGTCCctgaggacagcagagcccAACAGCTACGCCAGATACGACTTTGAGGATGATGAGAGGA ccaccaTCTACGCCCCGAGGAGGAAGGGGCAGCTCTCAGCTGACATCTGCATGGAGACCATCGGCGAGGAGATCTCGGAGCTGCGCCAGGTCAGGCGGGGCGTGTTCCAGAGGGTCGTGGCCATCTTCATCCACTACTGCGACGTCAACGGGGAGCCCGTGGAGGATGACTACATCTGa
- the FBXO38 gene encoding F-box only protein 38 isoform X2 has translation MPQVHILGKFRNRNGAFPIPPENKLKIPIGAKIQTLHLVGVNVPEIPCIPMLRHLYLKWVRLTKPQPFKDFLCISLRAFVMRNCAGPTNSLKYVPLVTGLASARNLEHLELVRVPFLGGLIQHVVEDSWRSGGFRNLHTIVLGACKNALEVDLGYLIITAARRLHEVRIQPSLTKDGVFSALKMAELEFPQFETLHLGYVDEFLLQCKMTSTDLVRYGLADVVENPGIITDIGMKAVNEVFSFIKYLVIYNCPHLHNPNNWITDHSRWTRLVDLTLVRCHAIKLDSFSQFIELLPSLEFISLDQMFREPPKGCARVGLSAGTGIGVSSALVSNQNSNNDNDNNNNHQNNNNNNPNMHHNNHQHPNEQNEENELRQEGPAEEQQIGAEALNEMEEVAQEEGEAAGQGQDELPAPSQAVVPMEVDEEQAGPSGIQPAVKAAPITIHDSDSEDEEENMGTSRACISSSIAQNYSDGEEKSRDPVETREPSVSGKGKTPLRKRCSTSHGGQAKQFPVEESSCEKGCQVTSEQIKADMKAASDMPERSKSKDSYGSCSNAPASTATPSSCSAASPSPDCAQAAQRHCAGSSPAAGEECRQCGCSPCRREGCSEREPEESSVCSRCCSRAQRRRTSGGCDGESPSTSGACRDGPDFALRTLPDCGAAGEPGHDRTSGSACGAGSREQSTQPPGWQLDCKDEYPRRPLTRARSRLSHVPLVSEPEVAKPKPRQTTKRKRTADKSTSTSDPVIEDDHVQVLTLKSKNLVGITLTNCGITDLVLKDCPKMMFIHATRCRVLKHLKVENAPVVNRFDYAQCKKLNMDQVLDQILRMPPERNRIIYLRPMQQVDTLTLEQKIFSGPYPYHICIIHEFSNPPNVRNKVRVRSWMDTIANINQELIKYEFFPEATRTEEDLKKYPKYPWGRDIYTLEGIVDGAPYSMITDFPWLRSLRTAEPNSYARYDFEDDERTTIYAPRRKGQLSADICMETIGEEISELRQVRRGVFQRVVAIFIHYCDVNGEPVEDDYI, from the exons ATGCCCCAAGTCCACATTTTAGGGAAGTTTCGTAATCGTAATGGTGCTTTTCCAATTCCTCCTGAGAACAAGCTGAAAATTCCTATAGGAGCTAAAATTCAGACTTTGCACTTAGTAG GGGTGAATGTCCCTGAGATTCCTTGTATCCCAATGCTGAGGCACCTTTATTTGAAGTGGGTGAGACTCACCAAACCACAGCCTTTTAAAGATTTCCTTTGTATCAGCTTACGTGCTTTTgtcatgaggaactgtgctg GACCCACAAACTCTCTGAAGTATGTTCCCCTGGTGACAGGCCTGGCTTCTGCCAGGAATCTGGAGCACTTGGAGCTGGTCCGTGTTCCATTTCTTGGAGGACTTATCCAGCACGTGGTAGAAGACAGCTGGAGATCTG GTGGTTTTAGGAATTTGCACACTATAGTCCTGGGAGCTTGCAAGAATGCACTTGAAGTGGATCTTGGCTACCTCATCATAACTGCTGCACGAAG GTTGCACGAAGTGCGGATCCAGCCTTCCTTGACCAAAGATggtgttttttctgctttgaagaTGGCTGAACTGGAATTCCCACAGTTTGAAACTCTTCACCTAGGCTACGTTGATGAGTTTTTACTACAGT GTAAAATGACGAGTACGGACTTGGTGAGGTACGGCTTGGCTGATGTGGTTGAAAACCCAGGAATTATTACAGATATTGGTATGAAAGCTGTAAATgaagttttttctttcatcaagTATCTGGTCATTTACAACTGCCCACATCTACATAACCCAAATAATTGGATCACAG ACCACTCGAGGTGGACCCGCCTGGTTGACCTGACCCTGGTGAGGTGCCATGCCAtcaagctggactctttcagtCAGTTCATTGAGTTACTGCCAAGCTTGGAGTTCATTTCTCTGGACCAGATGTTTAGAGAGCCTCCAAAG GGCTGTGCTCGTGTGGGCCTGAGTGCAGGCACAGGAATTGGGGTCTCCTCTGCCCTGGTGAGCAATCAGAACTCCAACAATGACaatgacaacaacaacaaccaccagaacaacaacaacaacaaccccAACATGCACCACAACAACCACCAGCACCCCAACGAGCAGAACGAGGAGAACGAGCTGCGCCAGGAGGGCCCcgctgaggagcagcagattGGGGCTGAGG CCCTGAATGAGATGGaggaggtggcacaggaggaaggggaggctgctgggcagggtcAGGAcgagctgccagctcccagccaggctgttgTTCCCATGGAGGTGGATGAGGAGCAAGCAG GACCAAGTGGAATTCAACCTGCTGTAAAAGCAGCTCCTATTACCATCCATGATTCAGacagtgaggatgaggaggaaaacATGGGCACTTCCAGAGCCTGCATCTCCAGCAGCATTGCACAGAATTACTCAGATGGGGAAGAGAAGAGCAGGGATCCAGTGGAAACCAGGGAACCTTCAG TGAGCGGCAAAGGCAAGACCCCCCTGCGGAAGAGATGCAGCACCAGCCACGGGGGCCAGGCCAAGCAGTTCCCTGTGGAGGAGAGCAGCTGTGAGAAGGGCTGCCAGGTGACCAGCGAGCAGATCAAAGCTGACATGAAAGCAGCCAGTGACATGCCcgagaggagcaagagcaagGATTCCTACGGCAGCTGCAGCAACGCCCCGGCATCCACGGCtacacccagctcctgcagtgctgcttcccccagccctgactgTGCCCAGGCCGCCCAGAGgcactgtgctggcagcagcccagcagctggagaggagtgcaggcagtgtggctgctctccctgcaggagggaagggtgcAGTGAGAGGGAGCCCGAGGAGAGCTCCGTGTGCTCCCGCTGCTGCTCCCGGGCGCAGCGGCGCAGGACGAGCGGGGGGTGCGATGGGGAGAGCCCCTCCACCAGTGGGGCCTGCAGGGACGGGCCAGACTTTGCACTTAGGACACTGCCGgactgtggggctgcaggagagcctgGGCATGACAGGACTAGTGGGAGtgcctgtggggctggcagccgGGAGCAGAGCACGCAGCCCCCGGGCTGGCAGCTGGACTGCAAGGACGAGTACCCACGGAGACCCCTGACCAGGGCCAGGAGCAGGCTGTCCCACGTGCCTCTGGTGTCAGAGCCAG AAGTAGCAAAGCCAAAGCCAAGGCAAACCACCAAGAGGAAAAGGACAGCTGACAAATCCACCAGCACCAGTGACCCTGTGATTGAGGATGATCATGTTCAG gtaCTGACTTTGAAATCCAAAAACCTTGTAGGAATCACATTGACCAACTGTGGAATAACAGATTTGGTGCTGAAAGACTGCCCCAAAATGATGTTCATCCATG CCACCAGGTGCCGTGTGCTGAAGCACCTGAAGGTGGAGAATGCCCCCGTGGTGAATCGCTTTGACTACGCCCAGTGCAAGAAGCTGAACATGGATCAGGTGCTGGATCAGATCCTCAGGATGCCCCCAGAGAGGAACAGGATCATCTACCTTCGTCCCATGCAGCAG GTGGACACACTGACCCTGGAGCAGAAAATCTTCAGTGGCCCCTACCCCTACCACATCTGCATCATCCACGAGTTCAGCAACCCCCCGAACGTGCGCAACAAGGTGCGGGTGAGGAGCTGGATGGACACCATAGCCAACATCAACCA AGAGCTGATTAAATACGAGTTCTTCCCTGAGGCCACCAGGACTGAGGAGGACCTGAAGAAATACCCCAAGTacccctggggcagggacatCTACACCCTGGAAG gcaTTGTGGATGGTGCTCCTTACTCCATGATCACTGACTTCCCCTGGCTGAGGTCCctgaggacagcagagcccAACAGCTACGCCAGATACGACTTTGAGGATGATGAGAGGA ccaccaTCTACGCCCCGAGGAGGAAGGGGCAGCTCTCAGCTGACATCTGCATGGAGACCATCGGCGAGGAGATCTCGGAGCTGCGCCAGGTCAGGCGGGGCGTGTTCCAGAGGGTCGTGGCCATCTTCATCCACTACTGCGACGTCAACGGGGAGCCCGTGGAGGATGACTACATCTGa
- the LOC132080490 gene encoding ovomucoid-like isoform X1: protein MKVTLVLLAVAALCLAFSTADAATQNEVDCSEYKRLERGRPIYCERLYQPYCGSDGKTYNNKCSFCKAVLRSRGALHMKQAGAC from the exons ATGAAGGTCACCCTGGTGCtcctggcagtggcagctctgtgcctggcGT TTTCCACTGCAGATGCTGCCACACAGAATGAG GTGGACTGCAGTGAGTACAagaggctggagagagggaggcCCATTTACTGTGAGAGGCTCTACCAGCCCTACTGTGGCTCTGATGGCAAAACCTACAACAACAAATGCTCCTTCTgcaaggctgtgct gaggagcagaggggccctGCACATGAAGCAGGCAGGGGcgtgctga
- the LOC132080490 gene encoding ovomucoid-like isoform X2, with protein sequence MKSQSASVSTADAATQNEVDCSEYKRLERGRPIYCERLYQPYCGSDGKTYNNKCSFCKAVLRSRGALHMKQAGAC encoded by the exons ATGAAATCTCAGTCAGCCTCTG TTTCCACTGCAGATGCTGCCACACAGAATGAG GTGGACTGCAGTGAGTACAagaggctggagagagggaggcCCATTTACTGTGAGAGGCTCTACCAGCCCTACTGTGGCTCTGATGGCAAAACCTACAACAACAAATGCTCCTTCTgcaaggctgtgct gaggagcagaggggccctGCACATGAAGCAGGCAGGGGcgtgctga